The genomic window caaacactaggcatcagtggagagaaaaaactctgacagaaccaggctcagagatgtgcggtcatctgcctcgaccggttggggtgaaaggaaaaatgggggatagcggagaggtgggggacagaaggggggggagaaaggacaagagggagatgagggagagacagaagagagagagggagaccagcagcaggtacacaacaactgtatcaggttacaagtttatacagttactgatatcgactttttaatttacaaaataataataatggtgatgataagcgtagcctcgaaaactggatcttgatcctgcaacctgcatgatgagaatacagagagagagagagggaaggaaggaaagacacaaactagggagagaaagagacaaagttaatgacatataaaaagtcataatcaaatcctgagtgtgagagagtgaatgtgcgtgtaccacaggaaaatcccccagcagtttagttctatagcagcataactaagagctggtccaggtttccctgaaccagctctaactataagctttatcaaaaaggaaagttttaagtttaactttaaatacagagagaggctccgcctcccgaactgtcactggaagctggttccacaggagaggaggagcctggtaactgaaggctctgcctcccattctgctcttacagactctgggaaccacaagtaaacctgtattttgtgacctaagtggtctctGACTCCATGCAAGTGCCAGTCACCTCACTAAATGGAAATACCCAGTATATACATCATACATACAGCTGTACATGTGGGTGCTCTTGTGTAGTGACACCGTGACAGAGTGGGCATGTTGGTGTATTTGTGAATGACagcattaatattttaattcaatAGTGTGTGAGATATACTAGAAAAGAAATGCACACGGAGCTGAATTAAGTACTTCAATACTTTTTTTGCAAAATGTGAGTTGCGGACGACGTCaacattttatataaaactTCAGgtccagtgtttttgtttgggtcGATATAAGCGATGAGGTCACTCTCGGCCATTTTCCTTTTGTCAAAGTAGCTCTCAGAAGAAAACAGGTTGGAGacccctgaccataggtgtgtgtgtgtgtgtgtgtgtgtgtgagggaatgATTGTCCcggtgtccctgtgatggacagtgTGACCCCGTCTGTCGCTCtgtcggctgagattggcaccagtgaaccctgtgaccctcatgtgaagggtaaagtggtagaagatggatggatgaattctAACATTAGAAAAGTCACACTTTACATTCTTGAACCTCTGAAATTGGCTCTTTCCCGACAAGACATAAACAAAATGAGAGCTGACtacactttgtttttcctgcaacCAGACAGCACATAATGCAGTGTAATTAACTTTAAGGTGATTCAGAATGATGCAGTTTTTCCAGCTTCATTTCTGCTCTGTGTGAATTATTACAAACAAACCACCGCACCGTGCTTTAATTGAGGCTTCCAGtctttattgtatattttgaaatcaaatatttctctttttttaaaaacaaataattgtaaGATAtcgcaaataagataaatatgCGGACAAGAATTTATACACCTATTTAAAATAGTGTGATTATTTACATCTCTTCAGCGATTTccgggggtgtggggggggtgtcTGAATAACCGCTGTTGAGATTGAAGGGAAAAGGGTTTGAATTGTAGTTTAAACAAAGGTTTTCTTTAGCCATATATTACAGATATGATGTGATAAAGCTTTCCTAGTCACAGGCATACATGGTTATATTTAGGTAGTTGTTTGTGAACAACCAGCAGAGacacactgctgtgaaacaaAGTGCAGGGAACAGGAAACAGACAAACCGTTACGCATCGTTTCTAGTTTCACTCCACCTCTGAAACCCAAGATTTAGTAAACTTTCACTTTATTCTCATCACATTCAACGCCCTTTATAACTCAGTGGAGCCggtttgttttcatgaagaccaaaaaaaGCTCATAAGAGGAGGAAAACTAATTCaaactgtctgctgctgctgctgctgctgctctacccCCATCTGAAGTCACATGCATTTTCTGTTCCTCGTGACCGGAGCAAGTCTCATGAATAAAAGCACCagttttatactttatttatttttgatttcactctgtgtgtgcttTGAAGATATCAAATAACAGCCATTTCAATACAGATCTGCATTAAATGTACAAGACTAATGAGGACAAGCCATCGCAGGCGAGCTTAGGGGTCCAATCAGGCAGCGATTAAAATATGCTTAAAAGACATGTTTAAAATCAtcctcaagtgtgtgtgtgtgtgtgtgtgactcgaCCTGAACGCCAAAGACCAAACAATACCATCCTGTAATGTCTAGTTACACCAGAAGCAGGTAGATAAAGTACTAATGGAGAATTCAAAGTGCCTCCTTTTTTTAGTCAGGTTGCAGGAATCAAAAAGGCCGCTTTTGCATTGtgattagaagaaaaaaaaaaaagggaaaagaataACAGAAATTTGAAGCAAGGTCTTATCTCACAAGTTTAGGGTCGGAGAGACAGCAGAGCCCACTGCGAGTCAAAAGAAAGGTGGGGAGAGAAGGCTGAACGAGAACccgagaaaaaaaagacaactcaAGATGTCAAGACCTCGTcgttgaaaagaaagaaagaaaagaaaaccacacacattcCCCTCTGCGGTTTTAGATTGCATCACTGATTCAGCAGACACCGGGAGCACAACTGCCACAGCTACACTGCAAGAGCAGGACCCCCCCCACATCCCCCCCCACCACGATCAGCAATCCACTCTCTTTCTTCACAGGTGacattcagtcacatcatttccTTTCACCGACCTCGGCGGATACTGCGCGAGTTAGCACTGACCTCAGCGCGGTGAGATTATCCGAGGCACAGTCCCAGTTATTTTGCTAATGTCttacaagtttgtttgtttttaatcataaataaCTTGAAACACTTTGGTTGAAACATGTGCATTTggcttattttatatttttgactgTAGTCTTGGGAGCGACAGAAACAATGATTTACCTATGTGTTTTGAGGGCACTTCTAACATTCTGTTCATCCAGTGAGACAATCTTTATCCCGTGTATATTCCTCTTTAGTTCCAGACTAGTAAACTATGTTCAGAAATCAGCAGGCCACCCCCACTGCAAGAAGGAAGTCTCTGACAAGGCTGTTGGCTCTAGTTGACAACATACAAGACAAAATACCAAAATACAGGGAAGGTGGGGGGTTAATAACGTCAAGTCTGTGGAGTCTTCTGTCACTAAAGTAGCTTTGTGTGCATCCAAGTGTCTCGGTTTGCTCTATGCATTTCAGTGCGcgtcccttttttatttttttacgtCAGGGCTCCTCAGTTTGTGTCCATGTGGTCTTCAGCTGCTTCGGGTGCTCCACCCAGTGAGGCCGAAGGCTGAGGTTTGGAGGGAGACTCCTCGTCTCTGCGCTGATAGAACAGCACGTAGGCTGCTTTCGTCTGaaacgggaggaggaggacaagagaTAAGATGACCAAACAAAAACCTGGGACACTTGACACTTTGGACAGAAGTCAAAGAGGGCGGCGGCTGCAGTCACCTGCATCTGATAATGGTCTGTTGATAAGAACGACAGCATCTCtgactacatttttatttaaaagaagaagaagatctgtGTCCATTTTAACAGCGTTTTAGTAATAATCTGTGTTAGTGCTGCACGATCACAGGAAGaggccgaactgtagatcagttaaaaagacttaataaaaaaagaaagacctttttcctttccttaaatttgtcaaaatgtttttatttgcaggCAGAAAAGTACCACGTATGGTTCCTTGCCCCTATACGTATGTAGAtaaacaaggaaaacacaaataaagtgaaaggaatGTTATTTTAGAACTTTTTTGATCTTTAGTGTTTCACAATCCTGGTCCTCTGGGACCTCTACCCTCCAGGTATTCCATGTTTTCATCAACTTTCTATCATTAGTTTTTGAGATATTACTGCAGATGCAGGAGGAGACTGAGCCTTCTGGAAGAGCACTTAAGGTTTTGAGTGTGACAGGCCTCCAATGATTGGTGAAATTTCATGGTAACTCAGTTCTGGGTGTCTCCAGAAGTTACCAAATGGAATTCTTTGCCCGGTAAAAGGGATCATCTCTAATACGTTGCAgggaaatatctaaaatctcatcatttaacagaggagtgtggtgtttttaatgacagcactgctgaaagcctgtgaGCGGCGAGCCGAACGTCAGGTGGTTGTGTGATTCTCGTCACTACCACCTGAGTTTTCATCGTTACTTGTCAACAATCACGTGGCGTGAAGGCACTTCATGTGTTGAGAGAGAAGGCAGTGACAAGGCTGCGTTTGAGGAAAATAGGATTGTTTATTTGCGATGCAgctcatgaaatgaaatggagaCAAATCgttgtcatttagaaatgagatcaCGCGTAGTTGCAGATCGAGAGCTCGATTTTTTTTAACGATTTATTGTGCAGCCCTAAACTGCGTCCATACTAAACACATACTGAAAACTTGTCATTGATTCTctaaaattgttgttttaagcCCATCTTTAATGAAACGCAGCACTAGAGTTTTCCAACTAAATTGGAGCCGGCAGCGTTTCTATACTTCTGTTGTTCTGAGCTCTAAACCGGTGGGCGAGTGTGTGGACGACAGATGTATCTCGAGTTTTACGtactttcaaacaaacaaaaaaagaggagccTCCGAGGACATTCAAATGATAGGAGAAACAGACTCATTATTATTTGAAGAGTCAACACTCACCACAATCTGGTCCTCTGTGGCAGACGAGACACTACTGTCGTCAAAGTAATACCAGTTCCCATCCATTTTATTCTTGCCATAGGCCGTGTCTGTCAGAGGGAAGGAAGACAAGTGTGAGCAAACAGCTGTTACAAGCCATTTGTTCACTCAGATAGAGGAACAGTCATAAAATGCACATGAAAGAACAATgagatgtgatttaaatgataACAGAGGTTGTCATTGAGCTGGCAGACTTTGTGCCTGTCGTTTAAGatataaagaaaatgaacagTGACTTACAGTGACCACCTCCCATTCCTCCGTAGTGGTTTGACACGGCGATGAGGTCATATACGTAAGGGCCGGCCTTAGggtcacacacaaactctgacaTGTTCAGATctctgtaaaaagaaaatacccaCAGTCATTAAAAGAGTCATGAATTTTCACACCAGAACAAACCATGTACAGCATTAAAACATGAAGAATTGGGTTAGCTAGGAGGCTTATCCTGTTTAAATGGAAAGATGCTCTCCCCCCAACATGGCAATGGATTCGAGAAGTTATGAGTCATGTTCATTTAGGAAAAATTAGATACACTGTAAGAGGGTCCACTAGAAAAGTTTATGTCATTTGGCAGCCATCCATTTCCTTTGTAGAGGGTGTGGCAGCTACTAACTGTGTAccttgatgttgtttttcttttttaattattactattattatttatttatgttgtcattttcctttatttacttagatattttaattatatatgtatgagTCTGCAGACCCATACTTGTAACAATATGTTGGGATGTATGGAAATTTGCTGTGGGTGGGGGGCATTGGGAAGTtggtcagtttgtttgtttgtttgtatgacaGGAACTAGACTTGACTGTTCTATGTgtgaattgtatttttttgcttgttatatttgaaaaataaaagagaccttgatcaaaaaaacatgaagaattGATTCAGTCATCCTTAGTAAGCATGACTCAGGCTTTttcaaaaacaagaacacagtAACTCGTGTTCCGCTTCCTGGTTTTCAGCTGGATCAAGTTCCTCTAAAGAAAGTCAATGAGTGCCGCACACGGCGCCAAGAGGGAAGCCTTAAAAACCACGTAATCCTGAAGCAACTTCTctattttaaagacaaagggaaATTTGTTCTGTACCAACTGAAAAAAAGGGTTAATGACTCAAGTTTCAACATCTACAGTTACACAACAGCAGATAAGAACACAGGTGTAATTGTTCTTTGGAAAACAGTGACCCAAGAGGCAGGAGTCATATCGATTGCAATAACTAAGACAAGTTTTTAGACAACAGCTCCCCCTTGTGAGGGAGTTCATCACTGTCAAAGATTattaacactttatttaaaagcgGGGTAAATCCTGTGTATAATATATGTTTCTTAGGATTCAACACCCGCTGTCTCCAGGCCCCATGCTTACATGGTAAAACTTTAGAAATCCTGATTTCCATCATACCTGATGGGAAAGTCCACCACTGTGTCCAGCTTGTCCCTCCAACACCGATTGTATGAGAAACGCTTCAAGTGAACGACCAGAATGCGAGGCAGCGACCACAGGTCAAACTTTTTTGTGGCCTGCTGGTGTTTCTTACACGTGGGACAATACCTGCGTTAAAAAAGGGGGGTTGGGTTTATTTGACAGTTCTTTTTCAGATTTTACGAGATAACGAGTATGGTAATCCTTAGGTGTTTTAACCCTCACCATGGATCGTGTTCTCCGAGAGTCTCCATGGTGGTGAAGAGCTCAATGCACTCCCTCAGAGCCACGGTGGCCTTCTTTTTTTGAGGCTGGATCATGCTCTCGTGCTTCTCATAAGCCtgtaaatatacaatatttacacTGAATATAAATAAGACTATTTTGGATACTGTGTCAAAGGGCTGCCTAAGAAACATTAACCCACTGACCTCGGCTTCCTGTTCATCGTAGCACAACTTCTTTGACTCGTTGTCCCAGTCGATGGCCACTGTGGAATGTgctgtaaataaagaaaatgggGGGGAAATGTGGGTTAACTGGATGCAATTCATTGAAactaacaaataaatgaaacgataaaatatatataaacactgacGATTTAGCTTGAGGACATTTCCATCGCAAGGAAGCGGGCTGATATTGGCTGTTCCGTAAGAGTTGACGATGCTGAACGTGAAGAGCTTGGCCGGCACGGtgcttttctttgctttgcTCTCTCCTTTATTCGACCCGTTCTCCAAGTCAGAcgtcgtctcctcctcctcttcttctgactgGCCGTTCTGCGGTTCTGGGCTCACCTGGTGGTCCATGGCCTCCTCGTCACCTGAACACACAACCAATGAATGTAGAATTAATGACTCCTCATCAACAAATGCTTCCCTTTACATTCATTTGTAACTTCGGCTGTTTTACCATCGTATATCCCGTTAGTTTCATTGCAGGTCCCCGAGTGGTTGCTGCCGTTACTGGAGCTGGCACTGCAGGAGGCTCCATCGGACAGGGGGCTGCCACAGCCACTCAGGCCGGCATTGACACTTGTAGATGTGGAACATTCTGGAGCCTGGCTGCAGCTGGCAACGGAGGCCGAGGCCCTGCTTTCAGTGCCGGGGCTCTGGGGTAGTTTAACATAACGCCtggaagaaaaacagtgaagaTAAATTACAAGTCAGGCGGCAGCAAATACggaaataaatgactgtattcCAGTTATTATACAGAATCATTTCTTACCCAATTCTCTCCAGGATCTTTTCATACAGAACATCTGCTACGAGGTTGTGCCTGGGCACAGTGATGAGCAAAGGCTGGCCGAACAGCATGGTGCTCGTGGAGTTTGCGGCGTGTTTCGAATGGCGCTCCCTGAAGTACACAGGCAGGTTCATCCTCTCGCTGTTCTCCTCCTGTACCTCATACCTGCAGAACACATTGGCAGCACATATATAGAAACATGTCACAGAAAACAGCGACCATGGTGACCCAGCACTAATCTCAATATCTACAGACCAACGAGACTTACATGAAGATGTCATCCTTCTCCATGATTTGGTTGAGGTTCTCGTCCCGTCGATAAACTTTATGGAACCTGTGATTGTAAACATCCGTCACCACCATCTAGAAACACATGTGAATTGCAGAGTGAGCGCTTCAGCAAAcgacaaataaaatgtaaaaggttTAATAATGAAGAAGGTCTTACATTTTCTGAAGGGATACCACAGAGCTTGGACATGGCATTGCACAGGTCTGTCACGTTACCCAGTTTGGGGACGACCACTCGATGCTGTCGGAGAAATAAACAGGATTATGAACAATGCTTTACTGAATGATTGCCAACTATTGTGTTAGTTTAATGTCAATTTACCTGCGTGGGTCTCGACTGAGGGTCTGATCGCACCAGGAAAACCTCCATGGTGCGGTCCTTCTTCATGGGCAGAGGTAGTGTGAGGTAGCAGAATGGGTCAAAGGTGACGGACACCTTGGAGCACTCTGGGCAAACCAACGTAGATTTGAAGAGGCCATGGAAAATATCTACTATAATGGAGTCATTGCGCAAACGGTGGTTTGTCCAGGCTTCCTTAGCAACAATCTGGAattgcacaaacaaacaaacaatggagcAAAACTATTCAAACGTTTATTCAATACAAGATGAGGAAAGTGAATCAATTAGTGGAGATCGTGAACTCAATTGGAAGCTTCTAATTAGGTTTCCTTCAGCTTTCActttctaaaaacaacaacacttcagCAGGTAAACTCCAGCATCAGATTGAGCCTGACTTTAATTAGTTTGTTgttggtgagtttgtgtgtgctaCACGAAGGAAATCACTAATGCATGAATTctgtttcagtttcactttacCTCATCTGGACGGCCCTCTGCATCCCTCAGGGCCAGATAAGGCTTCTTCTTGACACGGTTTAGATCTTCATGTAGTCCGTCCAGCAGGAAGGCCAACAGCTCCTGCGAGTCCTGCTGCTGGTAGCCTGAAAACTGGGGGGCAAAGCGTCCGACCTGGGTCTGGTGAGAAAAATCCATTTAATTAGCCGTGTACATTTGGACTCAATCATTTTTGGCACGCGTCCACTCATGAAGATGCATCTACACGACTTACTTTAAAGGTGCGTGGGGCCACATAGCTGCTACGGCTCATCCACATCTGCTTCACTAGATCAGCATAGGCTTCGGCTATCTCGCCTCTCATTCCCAATGGGTTATCGCGGTTAATCTCGGCCTCATACTGGTCAGTGAGGAAGTACTCTGTGAGTGGTGATGCGTTGCTCAGGCACtggagaaaaaggaaacaattaATATTATTGATGGGAGAATATGACACACGAGAACACAAGTATCTCTCTCGGAATAAATGTCAGGACTTTGGAGTTTTACCTGGAGGGCAGAGTTCATGAAGCACGTGTTGCCCAAATTACTGAGACCACAAAGGCCAGGCTGCGACTGGGACTCCCTGTAGTTGTAGGAGGAGCTATACGAGTTGTAGCCCCCCAATCTGTAGATAGAGCAGATCTGTTACAGCGCCGATAGCAGTAGAAATCATGCGTACCGCAAAAGTGTTTCCAAACAATTAACTAGTCTACTTTGGTCCACCAAACTTTCATTGAGCCaagttttctctccctctctaaaACACCATCTGTCACATGTGGACCATTAGCAGCACTGGGACAAACGGTTGTGATTCGCTGTCATTAACTTCTTTTCTCAGCTAGTCGGCAGAACTGGGTGTGTGATTCTAAGCAAACCTAAGCTTCACACTTGCCCTCTCGGTGTACCCAGTAACTGGGCACGAGAGTTCATGGTGAGTGTGAAAGCACAACCGTCTACCATCACCAGGTTTCCCCTACGCTCCATCTACTCTCATAGACTGAACTTCATTTTGAGGAAAACCTAATATATGCTTTTTCTTTACCGTTCAACTTTTGCTTGATTAAATGTGGTTGTAGGAGCCAGAGTTAGGTCGGGTGGTTAATGCAGGATTTGACACTTGTTACAATGTAATTGAAATGAAGAGTTGAAGTTATATAAACATCAGAAAGGGGagaatattaatttaatcaaagGCTTAAGGCCAACCCTTAAGCCTTTGATTAAATTAAGTATTCTCGCAAGGAAAGTAACATGGCTTTGGGGcctttctgtttattttgttctttagataaaagctaccatggacactttgatatctttgacGCCTATGATAAAAAGGAATTGGAAGATATGTACTGAAAAATATCACTTGGATTGTTGTGTCCGTTTTAGAAGCTGTACTCTAAGTTTTGGTGTAACAAGGGTTTTTGACGGCAGGTCACTACGTGACATTAGGTTGCGTCGTCTTACTGTTGGAATCTATAGATCGTCATTCACAAACTgaacatcaagggaatatttctgtgttgttgatcCTCGAGAAGCTTGGACACaaatgtaacttggatgtacggtaagtggaaataaatgtgcaaacccttcacaactctctctcaccttcgtgattgatgaattaaaacagtACCTACGAGTCAAGCCAATTGAGGCCTGCTTAACAGCTAACGACTAttcagtggctttggaattaagtgtacttTCGCCACTACAGTGGTCTCCATAACATTTACAAATCTGGTCACAGATACcaattccatccatccatttcctaCCGCTTTATCCACAGGAGGGTCATCTTTAATTTGGCTTACAATCACAATtaatgtagagctgaaacaattactccattaatcgattacttatcaattactaaattaacctTCAACTATTTCGATAAtggattaatcggtttgaagctattttcatgattaaaacaagatttctgattgtttcagcttctgaacaaatgtgaatatcttgtggtttctttgcttcacattacaaagaaatgtaaaactgaatcgttttggtttgtggacaaaacaagacatttgagaacatcatcatttccaggattgacaaacacacatcaacaggttgttattttttacgttttctgacattttatggaccaacgATTACTccattaatcgtgaaaataatcgacaagagtaatcgattatgaaaataattgttagttgccactttaaatcaatttaagaaacacacacacacacgactaaATAGGGGTATGCGTGTTTGCCTGGACAGGAAACACCAAACTCTCCAGTGACATTACACAAACTGTGCTGAAATGACGCTCTAATTATAtcacatacacatttataaaatggtTGCACACATACAAAATGCAAGAGACGTGTGCAAAACACAGAGTGAGTAAAACCAGTGTCTGAGGTAAACagtgttatgttatgtttggGAAAAACTTGCCTGTTCCCGGAGGACGTGCTGTTATTGAGTGTATATCCAGGGCTACAGCTGCTGTCTCCATTGGCTAATGTTGAGGAGATACTGGCTGATGAGTAAGAGGAGAGTTTGGGGGAGGTAGTGAAATTCCTGGATGGGGTTGTACTTGATCTGGTGAACAGGAGAAAAACATCTGAAACGTCtgaaatgaacatttatttaaaacccccccacacattttaacattaggATTTGCTGTTTGTATTTCCTTTTaccaagaaaataaataaatcctggcTTACTTGGGATGAGACGCTTGTCTGGGCCACGTGCCATCCTCGTTCTTCCGCTCTATCACAAGCACCTGTGTGAAAGCAAGCCGAGTAAGAGCCAAACTGACCTTCATATGCTATATACCAgacttaaattaaataatgtatGAGTCAGAGGctgcagtgttttacagaggctgccGGCGGATATATAAGGTACATAGAAGATTCTAACTTGTTAATAAAAGGGCTTGAATGTGTGTAATACCAACTTTGAAACACAGTAGATATCGGTAGAAATGGGACAGATATAATGTTATATGAGCCACTTACGCTCTGTCTCATATGGAGAAATTAATGGAGGCAGACATTGTCCTCAGTGTAGAGGTCAACAATCTGAACAAGAGtctttttgcatggagtttgcatgttctccctgtgtgtgcgttaGGGTTATTTGGAGCACATTGGACACTGAGTGTGACGGTtgtgtctctatatgtggtccctgtgatggactgtggCGACCTGCCTGTCGTCCTATGTCAACTGAGCACAGCGCCCccatgtgaccctcatgtgcaggataaagcagtagaagatgactGAGTGAGACGTCCTCAAACATATCATCTGTATGTGGTTTACCACAGCAACCATGGTAGTAAATTAAACACTTGACACTGCTTTTGTTGAAAGAACAAACTAGTGCATGCAGTGTCGAGTCTGTTGACTTTGACTTTCGTCTTCTTCCAATATGTTCTGaaaggctgtacactgagaggtgccCTCCACGGTTGAAAGTGGTCCATTACACTTTCAAGACTGAAAGCGCAGTTCAAGGTTCTTTAACACAGACCgtttgactttgtttggataagaaatgaaaGTGATAGTCAGTTTGTCTGTTATTGGCATATCTATCGAACAGGTTGCTTGACAGGCTGCAAACTTGGCAGGGGCATTATATGTGCATGCCTACTTTCTGTTTGAGATTGTATCTGTTGTGTTTAATGGAAAAGATCATTTTATCAAAGCAAGAATGAATCAAAGGAATGAACACAGAATTCACAGCCAATTATGTTTTACTGACATTCAAAAACATGTATAGACTCTAAAACTCTACTATGGGCAAAACTTTTTTCCAGACTTTCACACAAAATTCGAGACTTTTCAAGGTCTGGAAATCAACTTTTCCTGGGTACAGGTGCTGTTTCACTAGTCTAAAATGAACACGAACAAGAGTATGCAACTGGACTTAAATAAGCGGTTTGTTTAGCAGGCTTCCTACACCCCTAATTTATATAAGAGAACACCTTACACCGCCCTTGGAGTACAACACAATGTAAACTCCACTTAATAAAAATAGAGCGGAACCAAGTCTATATCAGTCTCAACGAGTATGTATTATTATAGGGATAATGTATTGCAATGCATTAGGCTCTACTTATTTTGTACAATGTCTGTAAATTAATTATGTATACGGTGAGCACAGGTTTGCTTCAGGAAGGTGGTGCTCTTTATTTCAGAGAAATGAGGCATAGTGACCATCAGTGATCTGGAGGTCATTTGAATAATAAAGCTTTACCATACCTGCCCCTGGAACAGACCAGCATCCTGCACAGTGCTGTCAGGCTTGTTCAGCTGCTCATAGGTGTTGCTCATGTATTTGTTCCAGAGCCGTGTCTCCTTCTCTGATGGGATATTGAACAGCATTCTCATCTCCTTCTCTATTatgtctggggaaaaaaagatttggAAGATTTTATCTTCCCTGTATCTAAGCAAAGCCGATATTGCAGGTGTCACAGGTAGGTAACTTACCTATAGTATCAGCCTTACTAAAATGGCGTGTGACCACATTGTCCATGTTGTCATTCTCACACAGATTCAGCTCCAGCAGATAGACCTCCACTTTACAGTGCTTCACAAACATACCATGTTCAACCACCTAGAAAACAAAGCATAAATGTAGGTATATTTAGGGAGTCCCAGAACAGTGtaaatgaaaagatgaaaagatcTTCAACAGCATTACCTTCCTGGCAATTGGTCTCTGACCCTCAAGGCAGCCGTACCAGCTGACAAGCTTATTCCATGCCTCGGTGGGTACAAGGACATAATCGAGCTCATCTATAAGGTGCTCTTTCAGGGTCTGAGTTTCCTGGtctttgtggggaaaaaaaattaaatgatgacttaagaaacatatttaaatcTCTTTGTGGAATTGGAATCATTGTTTTAATATCTAATAt from Solea senegalensis isolate Sse05_10M linkage group LG4, IFAPA_SoseM_1, whole genome shotgun sequence includes these protein-coding regions:
- the usp4 gene encoding ubiquitin carboxyl-terminal hydrolase 4 gives rise to the protein MMAEGGGPESGGAADSDAEPVAAQMPTPSTESQKQTVGSLLKTALRKGDEWYLIDSRWFKQWKKYVGFDSWDMYNVGERSLYPGPIDNSGLFSDQETQTLKEHLIDELDYVLVPTEAWNKLVSWYGCLEGQRPIARKVVEHGMFVKHCKVEVYLLELNLCENDNMDNVVTRHFSKADTIDIIEKEMRMLFNIPSEKETRLWNKYMSNTYEQLNKPDSTVQDAGLFQGQVLVIERKNEDGTWPRQASHPKSSTTPSRNFTTSPKLSSYSSASISSTLANGDSSCSPGYTLNNSTSSGNRLGGYNSYSSSYNYRESQSQPGLCGLSNLGNTCFMNSALQCLSNASPLTEYFLTDQYEAEINRDNPLGMRGEIAEAYADLVKQMWMSRSSYVAPRTFKTQVGRFAPQFSGYQQQDSQELLAFLLDGLHEDLNRVKKKPYLALRDAEGRPDEIVAKEAWTNHRLRNDSIIVDIFHGLFKSTLVCPECSKVSVTFDPFCYLTLPLPMKKDRTMEVFLVRSDPQSRPTQHRVVVPKLGNVTDLCNAMSKLCGIPSENMVVTDVYNHRFHKVYRRDENLNQIMEKDDIFMYEVQEENSERMNLPVYFRERHSKHAANSTSTMLFGQPLLITVPRHNLVADVLYEKILERIGRYVKLPQSPGTESRASASVASCSQAPECSTSTSVNAGLSGCGSPLSDGASCSASSSNGSNHSGTCNETNGIYDGDEEAMDHQVSPEPQNGQSEEEEEETTSDLENGSNKGESKAKKSTVPAKLFTFSIVNSYGTANISPLPCDGNVLKLNPHSTVAIDWDNESKKLCYDEQEAEAYEKHESMIQPQKKKATVALRECIELFTTMETLGEHDPWYCPTCKKHQQATKKFDLWSLPRILVVHLKRFSYNRCWRDKLDTVVDFPIRDLNMSEFVCDPKAGPYVYDLIAVSNHYGGMGGGHYTAYGKNKMDGNWYYFDDSSVSSATEDQIVTKAAYVLFYQRRDEESPSKPQPSASLGGAPEAAEDHMDTN